In a single window of the Mobula hypostoma chromosome 29, sMobHyp1.1, whole genome shotgun sequence genome:
- the LOC134339307 gene encoding volume-regulated anion channel subunit LRRC8C-like, whose protein sequence is MIPVTELSYFGEQDPAFKILKPWWDVFAEYLTLLMVLVSMFGGALQVSNEQILCIPVPEGLSIQKRQWNHTVLEGRRLDVLASGFQTGLDVQQYYLINQWCYDNAVIWFSKYFPYLVLLHSLIFLISSNFWFKFPGTSSKIEHFITVLGKCLDSPWTTKALSETVYEESTPRVPIVSESSTDQSLSSMNSPQKVDSSGSFSQEIAFSNDVYKGDKASLLSKGSSQVMKSAGGIMVDNSSVKILDKKEGEQAKSLFEKVKKFRLHTEEGDILYTMYLNQTIVRTVQSVIILVYISIFIPQMCNNIHCVDALHITGFTDFFCIHALWRMFQMLSLLYITAIVLYSCTCLYTLHWILYYKLKEYSFENVRVETGMDDIPDVRNDFAFLLHLIDQYDKLYARKFAVFLSDVSENKLLQLNLNHEWTEERLKQRLIMNMENKVEMHLFMMPGIPIQVYNLTEIEVLKLELIKGVTISAAISNLKMLKEMWLYNCSFKVERQALLFLKENLITLRVRFGIADETPPWIFTLKNLHVLYIEGQLQTDSKISTALQMFCELPNIDTLHLKTNVTKLPNAILDMANHLLCLIIHNEGVKITSLTNIKKLFGLTVLRLLHCNLERIPSAIFSLTNLQELDLKDNNLSSMEELASCQNLRKLSCLRLWHNNITSIPVHIAKIPKLEMLYLNKNKIEFLSPSIFKLTKLLFLDVSHNYISKIPPEIDQLVELQHFAIECNKVTELPESLFSCTKLRVLNLSHNNLTFLSPSVGRLRQLHLLDLKVNKLDKLPAELGQCSCLRKTQLFVEDDIFKTLPLNIREQITNTS, encoded by the exons ATGATTCCAGTGACAGAACTATCATATTTTGGGGAACAAGACCCAGCATTCAAGATCCTGAAGCCCTGGTGGGATGTATTTGCAGAATATCTGACCCTTCTTATGGTTCTGGTGTCAATGTTTGGAGGGGCACTGCAG GTATCAAACGAGCAGATTCTGTGCATCCCAGTGCCAGAGGGCCTCTCCATTCAGAAACGTCAATGGAACCACACTGTTTTGGAAGGACGTAGGCTTGATGTGCTTGCCTCTGGATTCCAGACTGGTCTAGATGTTCAGCAGTATTATCTTATTAATCAGTGGTGCTATGATAATGCTGTGATATGGTTTTCTAAATATTTCCCTTACCTAGTCCTTCTACATTCTTTGATATTCCTCATCAGTAGTAACTTCTGGTTTAAATTTCCAGGCACAAGTTCTAAGATAGAGCACTTTATCACTGTCCTTGGGAAATGCCTTGACTCTCCATGGACTACTAAAGCGCTGTCAGAAACTGTGTATGAGGAGTCTACCCCCAGGGTGCCCATAGTCTCTGAATCCAGCACAGATCAATCATTATCTTCTATGAATAGTCCACAGAAAGTTGACTCTTCTGGGTCATTCTCACAAGAGATTGCATTCAGTAATGATGTTTATAAAGGAGACAAGGCTTCTCTTTTGTCCAAAGGCTCTTCACAAGTTATGAAATCAGCTGGTGGCATTATGGTAGACAATTCTTCAGTGAAAATTCTGGATAAAAAGGAAGGTGAGCAGGCCAAATCCCTCTTTGAAAAAGTGAAAAAGTTTCGCCTGCATACAGAAGAGGGAGACATTCTCTATACAATGTACTTGAATCAAACCATTGTTCGGACTGTGCAAAGTGTAATTATTCTTGTCTACATCAGCATTTTTATTCCTCAAATGTGtaacaacatccactgtgtcGATGCACTGCACATCACAGGGTTCACTGACTTCTTCTGCATTCATGCTTTGTGGAGAATGTTCCAAATGTTATCACTGTTATACATTACTGCAATAGTCTTATATAGTTGCACTTGTCTGTACACACTGCATTGGATACTTTATTATAAATTGAAAGAGTATTCATTTGAAAATGTGAGAGTTGAGACTGGGATGGATGATATTCCAGATGTGAGAAATGACTTTGCCTTCCTGCTACATCTTATTGATCAGTATGACAAACTTTATGCCAGAAAGTTTGCGGTATTTCTCTCAGATGTGAGTGAAAATAAGCTTCTACAGCTCAATTTGAATCATGAGTGGACAGAAGAGCGCCTGAAGCAGCGTCTCATCATGAACATGGAGAACAAAGTGGAAATGCACCTCTTCATGATGCCAGGAATCCCCATCCAGGTTTACAACCTGACCGAGATTGAAGTCTTAAAGCTGGAGCTCATCAAAGGAGTCACCATTTCTGCTGCCATCTCCAATCTGAAAATGTTGAAGGAAATGTGGTTGTACAACTGCTCCTTTAAGGTAGAAAGACAGGCACTGCTATTCTTGAAGGAGAATTTGATAACTTTACGTGTACGATTTGGTATCGCTGATGAAACACCCCCATGGATATTTACCTTGAAGAATTTACATGTGCTCTATATTGAAGGGCAACTGCAAACTGACAGTAAAATCTCCACAGCCCTGCAGATGTTTTGTGAGCTGCCAAACATAGATACCTTGCATCTAAAGACCAATGTAACTAAGCTCCCAAATGCAATTTTAGATATGGCCAATCACTTGTTGTGCTTAATAATTCACAATGAAGGAGTAAAAATAACATCATTAACAAATATTAAGAAGCTCTTTGGCCTGACTGTGCTGAGATTGCTCCATTGCAATTTAGAAAGAATCCCTAGTGCCATCTTTAGTCTGACCAATTTACAGGAACTTGACCTCAAAGACAACAACCTAAGTTCAATGGAAGAGCTTGCCAGTTGTCAAAACCTCCGAAAACTCAGCTGCCTAAGATTGTGGCATAACAATATCACTTCCATTCCTGTTCACATTGCCAAAATTCCAAAACTTGAAATGCTCTATCTCAATAAGAACAAGATTGAATTCCTGTCCCCAAGTATATTTAAACTAACGAAACTTCTCTTCTTAGATGTTTCCCACAATTACATTTCAAAGATCCCTCCTGAGATTGACCAACTAGTAGAGTTGCAGCATTTTGCTATAGAATGCAATAAAGTGACTGAACTTCCTGAATCTCTCTTCTCCTGCACCAAACTGCGAGTTCTCAACCTTTCGCACAATAACCTGACTTTTCTCTCACCCTCTGTTGGACGTCTGCGGCAACTGCATCTCCTGGATCTTAAAGTCAATAAATTGGATAAACTTCCAGCTGAGTTGGGACAATGCTCTTGTCTCCGGAAGACCCAGCTGTTTGTAGAGGATGACATTTTTAAAACATTGCCTCTGAACATCAGGGAGCAGATCACAAATACGTCATAA